A window of the Streptomyces finlayi genome harbors these coding sequences:
- a CDS encoding deoxynucleotide monophosphate kinase family protein: MTDALLVGLAGFARSGKDSAAQALVEGGWRRDAFADRLKDFLIRQNPLVPAHPDTPPYRLVNLIAAYGWEGAKEKFPEVRRLLHTTGSDAGRVTLGEDVWVNALFNDHEPEREALVVSDVRFPNEARAIQSRGGVVIWIDRPGVGPAKDQHGLPYVSEIGLRNWKFDATLMNDGTLEDLRDRLLGVTTLADRYNAAA, encoded by the coding sequence ATGACTGACGCGCTACTGGTAGGACTCGCGGGCTTCGCCCGGTCCGGCAAGGACTCGGCGGCCCAGGCCCTCGTCGAGGGAGGCTGGAGGCGGGACGCCTTCGCCGACCGGCTGAAGGACTTCCTGATCCGCCAGAACCCCCTCGTCCCGGCCCACCCCGACACCCCGCCCTACCGCCTCGTGAACCTGATCGCCGCGTACGGGTGGGAGGGAGCGAAGGAGAAGTTCCCCGAGGTGCGGCGCCTGCTGCACACCACCGGGTCCGACGCCGGCCGCGTGACGCTGGGCGAAGATGTCTGGGTGAACGCCCTCTTCAACGACCACGAGCCCGAGCGTGAGGCCCTGGTCGTGAGTGACGTCCGCTTCCCCAACGAGGCGCGAGCCATCCAAAGCCGCGGTGGCGTGGTCATCTGGATCGACCGCCCCGGAGTCGGGCCCGCGAAGGATCAGCACGGCCTTCCGTACGTCTCGGAGATCGGTCTCCGGAACTGGAAGTTCGACGCCACCCTGATGAACGACGGCACGCTGGAAGACCTGCGTGACCGGCTGCTGGGCGTCACCACGCTGGCAGATCGCTACAACGCTGCGGCCTGA
- a CDS encoding HNH endonuclease, which produces MTSSQGVQCKNEARTKVGLCMAHKTRIARWGHVGKDIPIREYIRVAEVAAPRFLEGSTDEEKFWSGVSRTNDHWLWTGGICKSSGLGQLSYDGYNQTAGRVAWLIAFGELPKGTRVSPTCGEKLCVRISHLQVTLGGEPYVDLSPIELEELAGV; this is translated from the coding sequence GTGACCAGCAGCCAGGGCGTGCAGTGCAAGAACGAGGCCCGGACCAAGGTCGGGCTGTGCATGGCGCACAAGACCCGCATCGCCCGATGGGGCCACGTCGGTAAGGACATCCCGATCCGGGAGTACATCCGGGTGGCCGAGGTCGCGGCCCCGAGGTTCCTGGAGGGCTCGACCGACGAAGAGAAGTTCTGGTCCGGGGTCAGCCGGACCAACGATCACTGGCTCTGGACCGGCGGCATCTGCAAGAGCAGTGGCCTGGGCCAGCTCAGCTACGACGGCTACAACCAGACCGCCGGCCGGGTCGCCTGGCTCATAGCGTTCGGCGAGCTGCCGAAGGGCACGCGAGTTTCCCCAACCTGTGGAGAGAAGCTCTGCGTCCGGATCTCCCACCTTCAGGTGACGCTCGGCGGTGAGCCGTACGTGGACCTGTCCCCGATCGAGCTTGAAGAACTGGCAGGTGTGTGA